Proteins encoded in a region of the Octopus sinensis linkage group LG8, ASM634580v1, whole genome shotgun sequence genome:
- the LOC115214833 gene encoding uncharacterized protein LOC115214833 — translation MKRVDMGNSIQRRSGSGGANKKRNQDFINTPKAKISTHPATSFRKLASEIELDHKNVRAAMNDNLGLKSYNRTPRRLLAEPIRARRLERRIGVLKKSRSAMKIFSDEKIFTVDNVVNRRNNRYIASEQLTSKTPSEQNIQPSSLLLWLVTDERCPSTSTSLENKM, via the coding sequence ATGAAAAGAGTGGACATGGGCAATAGCATTCAGAGGAGGTCTGGCAGTGGTGGAGCCAACAAGAAGCGGAATCAAGACTTCATCAATACTCCCAAGGCCAAAATTTCAACGCATCCAGCCACATCCTTCAGGAAGCTGGCTTCTGAAATTGAACTTGATCACAAGAACGTCAGAGCAGCTATGAATGATAATTTGGGCCTCAAGTCCTACAATAGGACACCGAGACGCTTATTGGCAGAACCTATCAGGGCTAGGAGATTGGAGAGGCGAATAGGAGTTCTTAAGAAGAGCCGGTCCGCTATGAAAATTTTCTCTGACGAGAAAATCTTTACTGTGGATAATGTTGTCAACCGCAGAAACAACCGGTACATTGCGAGTGAACAGCTGACATCAAAGACACCGTCAGAACAAAACATTCAACCCAGTTCATTGCTGTTGTGGCTTGTAACAGATGAAAGATGCCCTTCTACTTCTACAAGTCTCGAGAACAAAATGTAA